A genomic stretch from Hemicordylus capensis ecotype Gifberg chromosome 5, rHemCap1.1.pri, whole genome shotgun sequence includes:
- the LOC128325739 gene encoding serine/threonine-protein kinase haspin-like has product METHRPRLLRTYAGPREQGGPRLRLLPPSAPWISPQADPRRLFSTSSSSGAASSLSRDDDDDSDFQPPKRLTRARRQQKRQQQPRRKCKKGGKENQAPHVGGSSSSSPPRACLAAPTLLWKNITRRPHQKKRGKPPPLIKARLGRGSTSPLLCSTPEPPLLTPVAKEGLLQEGERPLQGSGPVSDSVLCVCCSPREVLWESSHATPNALSELSLLKMDGVPVAQEMGGSFELFSKEGPTGLQLKSPREVPRTQPPPSPVSQTYLSWSPCSPIALQPPNIWGKSEASTGNRKGLNISPENLASPTPNQLACHPLQAADKDDDQELPVSPKTGMTPSSPSQGALQLQARICNDKIALFLPRDATPLPSKRQRTSAQMAASPEKAAGDLNGELSEEGSDFSIDHSSPQLQPIVVLDNQVVPNWLASQSTRKQATGHSSQKKGYNLQSGSSCVLPEVSGTRSKSQVVPTCNPGGTIKKACISGFSCSRWRPQGRAKHKKKAEWKEQADPSFLQQCLKWNEKEEDLPLSLLSPDCSLLKNSSWWRRIRASFSLHKKKKILTEVESFNANTSVKSSVSEAPKTPFTQKLGYSICPSSSMVLLSSMTSFSTPEVTLTDAEKVYRECQQEGPISFEECIPPDKMQKCQKVGEGVFGEVFRTEGERGAVALKIIPIEGSVRVNGEAQKTFSEILPEIIISKELSLLADEEANQTTGFISLYSAYCIQGSYPEHLLKAWDEYHRLSESENDRPDFFGDQQLFMVLEFEFGGSNLENMRNRQLSSMAAARSILHQLTASLAVAEKALHFEHRDLHWGNVLVKKTNLKELSFTLSGETHTFPTHGILVNIIDYTFSRLEKDGLTVYCDLSTDEEVFQGRGDYQFDIYRKMREENENNWADYFPHSNVLWLHYLADKLLKEVSYKNKVTTASMRQVQQQLQLFSKEVLGYRTATDLLNSSTFFH; this is encoded by the coding sequence ATGGAGACGCACCGGCCGCGGCTGCTGAGGACCTACGCGGGGCCGCGGGAGCAGGGCGGGCCGAGGCTGAGGCTCCTGCCGCCCTCGGCCCCCTGGATCTCGCCCCAGGCGGACCCCCGGCGCCTCTTCAGCACCAGCTCCTCCTCGGGGGCGGCCTCCTCCCTCTCCcgggacgacgacgacgactccGATTTCCAGCCTCCCAAGAGACTCACGAGGGCCCGGAGGCAGCagaagcggcagcagcagcccagaagGAAGTGCAAGAAGGGGGGCAAAGAGAACCAAGCCCCACATgtagggggcagcagcagcagcagccccccaagGGCCTGCTTGGCGGCCCCCACCTTGCTATGGAAGAACATCACTCGGCGCCCACaccagaagaagagggggaagCCACCGCCCCTCATCAAGGCCCGCCTGGGGCGGGGAAGCACGTCCCCACTGCTGTGCAGTACGCCTGAGCCGCCCCTCCTGACGCCAGTGGCAAAAGAGGGGCTGCTGCAAGAGGGAGAGCGCCCCCTGCAGGGGAGCGGCCCTGTTTCGGACTCTGTTTTGTGCGTCTGCTGCTCTCCGCGCGAGGTCCTGTGGGAGAGTAGCCACGCCACGCCCAATGCCCTCTCTGAGTTGAGCTTGCTGAAGATGGATGGGGTCCCGGTCGCTCAGGAGATGGGGGGCAGCTTTGAGCTCTTTTCCAAGGAAGGTCCCACGGGCCTGCAGCTGAAGTCTCCTCGTGAGGTTCCCAGGACGCAGCCTCCACCCTCACCGGTGTCTCAGACGTACCTCAGCTGGTCTCCTTGCTCACCCATTGCCTTGCAACCCCCTAATATCTGGGGCAAGTCAGAAGCATCCACAGGAAACAGGAAAGGGCTCAACATCTCACCAGAAAACTTGGCATCACCCACCCCTAACCAGCTGGCATGCCATCCTCTTCAAGCTGCCGATAAAGATGATGACCAAGAGCTGCCAGTGTCACCCAAAACAGGCATGACACCATCAAGCCCGTCTCAGGGAGCTCTCCAGCTACAAGCCAGAATCTGCAATGACAAGATTGCCCTCTTTTTGCCCAGAGATGCAACGCCTCTTCCAAGCAAGAGACAGCGGACCTCTGCCCAAATGGCTGCCAGTCCTGAGAAGGCAGCTGGTGATCTAAACGGAGAGCTGTCAGAAGAGGGGAGTGACTTCAGCATTGACCACAGCAGCCCCCAGCTTCAGCCTATTGTGGTTTTGGACAACCAGGTGGTGCCCAACTGGCTGGCTAGTCAATCCACCAGAAAGCAGGCCACTGGCCACAGTTCTCAGAAGAAGGGATACAACTTGCAGTCAGGTTCCTCCTGTGTCCTGCCTGAAGTCTCTGGCACCCGGAGTAAGAGTCAGGTGGTCCCCACCTGTAATCCTGGAGGCACTATTAAAAAAGCATGTATCAGTGGATTCAGCTGCAGCCGGTGGAGGCCACAAGGTAGAGCTAAGCACAAGAAAAAGGCAGAATGGAAAGAACAGGCTGATCCCTCTTTCCTGCAGCAGTGTCTCAAGTGGAATGAGAAAGAGGAGGATCTTCCTTTGTCTCTTCTGTCTCCAGACTGCTCCTTGCTCAAGAACTCTTCATGGTGGCGCAGAATCCGTGCCTCTTTTTCCCTccataagaaaaagaaaattctcACTGAGGTGGAAAGTTTCAATGCTAATACTTCTGTCAAGTCCTCTGTGTCAGAAGCCCCCAAGACCCCCTTCACTCAAAAACTGGGCTATTCCATTTGTCCTTCCTCTTCAATGGTCCTCCTGTCATCCATGACCTCTTTTTCGACTCCGGAGGTGACGCTGACAGATGCTGAAAAAGTGTATAGGGAATGCCAGCAGGAGGGACCCATCTCCTTTGAGGAGTGCATCCCTCCAGATAAGATGCAAAAGTGTCAGAAAGTTGGGGAAGGCGTTTTTGGGGAGGTCTTTAGGACAGAAGGTGAGAGAGGAGCCGTGGCTTTGAAAATAATTCCCATTGAGGGGAGCGTCCGAGTCAACGGGGAGGCTCAGAAGACCTTCAGTGAGATCCTACCGGAGATAATCATTTCAAAAGAGCTCAGCCTTTTGGCCGATGAGGAGGCTAACCAAACTACTGGGTTTATTAGTCTGTATTCGGCATACTGTATTCAAGGATCCTACCCCGAGCATCTCCTGAAAGCCTGGGATGAATACCATAGGCTGAGCGAGTCTGAAAATGACCGACCAGACTTCTTTGGGGACCAACAGCTCTTCATGGTCCTGGAGTTTGAGTTTGGTGGCAGCAATCTGGAGAACATGCGGAACCGGCAGTTGAGCTCCATGGCTGCAGCTAGGAGTATCTTGCACCAGCTCACTGCTTCTCTGGCCGTGGCTGAGAAGGCGCTCCACTTTGAGCACCGTGACCTGCACTGGGGGAACGTCCTGGTCAAAAAGACCAACCTGAAGGAGTTGAGTTTTACACTGAGTGGGGAAACCCACACCTTTCCCACTCACGGCATCCTTGTGAACATCATAGACTACACCTTCTCCAGGTTGGAGAAAGACGGCCTGACCGTCTACTGCGACCTCTCCACCGACGAAGAGGTGTTCCAAGGGAGAGGGGATTATCAGTTTGACATTTACCGCAAGATGAGAGAGGAGAACGAGAACAACTGGGCTGACTACTTTCCCCACAGCAATGTCCTGTGGCTGCACTATCTCGCGGACAAACTCTTGAAAGAGGTCTCTTATAAGAACAAGGTTACAACGGCCTCCATGAGGCAGGTGCAGCAACAACTCCAGCTGTTCTCCAAAGAGGTGCTTGGCTACCGAACTGCCACAGACCTACTGAACTCAAGCACCTTTTTCCACTGA